A single genomic interval of Natator depressus isolate rNatDep1 chromosome 16, rNatDep2.hap1, whole genome shotgun sequence harbors:
- the PPP1R26 gene encoding protein phosphatase 1 regulatory subunit 26 — protein sequence MSSLPARMFLMNASPLIALQTKWESFGQSRSCRYPVCFSESEEDVTRASVSAKVQMIINNLQSQESSLGMNNDYDCITQKKRKGEKRGNRLTSSTRMLQQHTKYSKRGCPADSDGTEVEDSSEFGTLLLDSDSDDSVDRDIEEAIQEYLKKKSKSIQPLPNNAECSDRIDGDKRVKRELSQNKVTNNLLPMKFKAEMVTEGFISDHLGICEKLRSASPLSISSDDSFEQSIHAEIVQFLNEKKQQETNKCVIVEDKKLEQGETQVKSMFKCNKESANKANRSTLKQGSRALLLRHQPKLRRTNVQSKCLKSKISEEPSDFSKTNHAHFKMTATSQPWVVEHSKEGEGKRNFCKTRGEQIIESTHFSDSSSDDGIEEAIQLYQLEKIKKEANPTTDLQKGVADISASLTISSTKCALTEDPKKSLSRKRREISTKSTQLKGTGNEFNKLFKPLKKGRSCASPVNKIAKCELTLQASCRADTSAELMCAEAILDISKTIMPPQMGGEDKSFAANPFFYPQSIPSSHCESDSSPVDSDDSIEQEIRAFLALKAQSESLVTKPDNLSYSVQRPLSSERNSVIGGLEPSLPKTLNLSLSRKRRLKGESKVAKQSIDNKTEGMEMGCTQAGYGNSAKMPVLQDGSGLSSHRKACEAGRSGNKETSQQLISTELTGLIEKHVALDFANSLMQVQSNTRELIKNTVQAQERDGTDDKSSSLDSDEDLDSAIKDLLRSKRKLKKKSKDQKIQCKKKVRFGDTETQLLDELSSLQQKDWKCKSPILLKSCLSKSHKDTKENAVRSPQNNVNGRLSKGRSESIKDLPFALQFKKECKPKPVCNQNNLEAAKNKRCSLTATSATDDSSSVDSDDSIEQEIRKFLAEKAKDSASSMEIRRVNLTADSLRVTKPRANKGKAKHQLIKNETNMLSGQSKKTKKVSQQTDELKSSLRTVGESAIMHDSGESASYAENVYLHTTLELKAEQGTVWTKGVAAGALSVKGNSLSKKGTIEPKQKSLPLPHSKGDGCKLQNYFNAKSSSKRNSTFQLKISSKFIAGLKYARDRKKSVLLNKRQNVELSLPHSSTLRTEITLPNVCALEQKSGALVQNGNLGGEGKTGIKEANFTQSLIVEETSLHIAETCEKLEAASLHVKTEADYRKDNTLGDKQMYCSSDSNPDPPLQEPIMAAVDEDQVSVGTFIFESQNTYTKEEEGESQQDSSRQEEINVPNSTLEGKMLAQQSREADCKEDHVQEALDRSSAEFSDIAVEECTSSLVKSEVSDL from the coding sequence ATGTCTTCATTGCCTGCTAGAATGTTTCTTATGAATGCCTCTCCTTTGATAGCTCTGCAGACAAAATGGGAGTCCTTTGGACAGTCGAGGAGTTGTAGATACCCTGTTTGCTTCTCTGAATCTGAAGAGGATGTTACTAGAGCATCTGTAAGTGCAAAAGTTCAGATGATCATAAACAACCTGCAAAGTCAAGAGTCTTCCCTGGGTATGAACAATGATTATGATTGTATTACACAGAAAAAacgaaagggagaaaaaaggggTAACAGACTTACATCTAGTACCCGGATGCTACAACAGCACACTAAATATTCCAAGCGTGGTTGCCCTGCTGATTCTGATGGCACAGAAGTGGAAGACAGTTCAGAGTTTGGGACCCTCCTGTTGGATTCTGATAGTGACGATTCTGTTGACCGAGACATAGAGGAAGCCATTCAAGAGTacttgaaaaagaaaagcaagagtATCCAGCCATTGCCAAACAATGCAGAGTGTTCAGATAGAATAGATGGAGACAAGAGGGTCAAAAGGGAACTCTCACAGAATAAGGTGACTAATAACCTACTCCCTATGAAATTTAAAGCTGAAATGGTGACTGAAGGCTTCATTTCTGATCACTTGGGAATTTGTGAAAAGCTACGGTCTGCTTCACCTCTGAGCATCAGTAGTGATGACTCTTTTGAACAGAGCATACATGCTGAAATTGTACAGTTCTTGAATGAAAAGAAACAGCAAGAAACTAATAAGTGTGTAATTGTGGAGGATAAAAAACTAGAACAGGGAGAAACTCAAGTGAAATCTATGTTTAAATGTAACAAAGAATCAGCTAACAAAGCAAATCGCAGTACTTTAAAGCAAGGATCCAGAGCACTCCTCTTAAGGCACCAGCCCAAACTAAGGAGGACCAATGTACAATCTAAATGTTTGAAGTCTAAAATCAGTGAAGAGCCTAGTGATTTTAGTAAAACAAaccatgcacattttaaaatgactgctACTAGCCAACCCTGGGTTGTCGAGCACAGTAAAGAAGGTGAAGGCAAGAGAAATTTCTGCAAAACCAGAGGGGAACAAATAATTGAAAGCACACACTTCTCTGATTCAAGTAGCGATGATGGTATCGAAGAAGCCATTCAGCTTTATCAGCTGGAGAAAATCAAGAAAGAGGCGAATCCTACAACAGACTTGCAAAAAGGTGTGGCAGACATTTCTGCAAGCCTAACAATTAGTTCAACAAAATGTGCATTGACAGAAGACCCTAAAAAATCTTTAAGCCGCaagaggagagagattagtaCAAAATCTACACAATTAAAAGGCACTGGCAATGAATTTAACAAACTGTTTAAGCCATTGAAAAAAGGCAGAAGTTGTGCATCTCCAGTAAACAAAATTGCCAAATGCGAGCTCACGTTGCAGGCTTCTTGCAGGGCAGACACGTCCGCAGAACTGATGTGTGCGGAAGCCATCcttgacatttccaaaacaatCATGCCACCCCAAATGGGAGGTGAGGACAAATCATTTGCAGCAAACCCTTTCTTCTATCCCCAAAGCATTCCTTCCTCCCACTGTGAAAGTGACAGCAGCCCTGTGGACAGCGATGATAGCATAGAGCAAGAAATCAGGGCTTTTTTGGCTCTCAAGGCACAGTCAGAAAGTCTTGTAACAAAACCTGATAATCTGTCCTACTCTGTCCAAAGGCCTTTGTCTTCTGAGCGTAACAGTGTAATTGGTGGCCTTGAACCTTCCCTCCCCAAAACTTTAAATCTATCGTTGAGTCGTAAAAGGAGACTTAAAGGAGAAAGCAAAGTAGCAAAACAGAGCATAGACAATAAAACAGAAGGGATGGAGATGGGGTGTACCCAAGCGGGTTATGGTAATAGCGCCAAAATGCCAGTTTTGCAAGATGGGAGTGGCCTGAGCAGTCATAGAAAAGCCTGTGAAGCTGGAAGGTCTGGTAACAAAGAAACAAGTCAGCAGCTGATCTCTACAGAATTAACTGGACTTATTGAGAAGCATGTAGCTTTAGACTTCGCAAACAGCTTGATGCAGGTTCAGAGTAACACAAGAGAACTGATAAAAAATACAGTCCAGGCTCAAGAGAGAGATGGTACAGATGACAAGAGCAGTTCTCTGGACAGCGATGAAGATCTTGATAGCGCTATCAAAGACCTCTTAAGGTCCAAGAGGAAACTAAAGAAAAAGTCCAAAGACCAAAAAATCCAATGCAAGAAGAAAGTCAGATTTGGTGACACAGAAACCCAGCTTTTGGATGAACTCAGTAGCCTCCAGCAAAAGGACTGGAAATGCAAAAGTCCTATTCTGCTAAAAAGCTGCCTCTCAAAATCACATAAAGATACTAAGGAAAATGCAGTTAGAAGCCCCCAGAACAATGTAAATGGCAGGCTGTCAAAGGGAAGATCAGAAAGTATAAAGGACTTACCGTTTGCATTGcagtttaaaaaagaatgtaAACCTAAACCAGTTTGCAACCAGAATAACCTGGAGGCAGCTAAAAATAAAAGATGTTCTTTGACTGCTACTTCAGCAACAGATGACAGCAGCTCTGTGGATAGCGATGACAGCATCGAACAAGAAATTAGGAAATTTTTGGCAGAAAAGGCTAAAGACTCTGCAAGCAGTATGGAAATACGGAGGGTTAACTTAACTGCTGACTCATTGAGAGTTACCAAACCACGTGCAAATAAAGGAAAAGCAAAGCACCAGCTAATCAAAAATGAGACTAACATGTTATCAGGTCAGAGTAAAAAAACTAAAAAGGTATCTCAGCAAACAGATGAACTGAAAAGCTCTCTGAGAACTGTAGGAGAAAGTGCAATAATGCATGATAGTGGGGAAAGTGCATCCTACGCAGAGAATGTGTACCTCCATACTACTCTGGAGTTGAAGGCTGAGCAAGGGACAGTGTGGACTAAAGGTGTAGCTGCTGGTGCTTTATCTGTAAAAGGAAATTCATTAAGTAAAAAGGGTACTATAGAGCCTAAGCAGAAAAGCCTTCCATTGCCACACAGCAAAGGTGATGGGTGTAAATTGCAAAATTACTTTAATGCTAAGTCGAGTTCCAAAAGAAATAGCACCTTTCAGTTAAAAATTTCCAGCAAATTTATAGCTGGTCTAAAGTATGCTCGTGATAGAAAGAAATCTGTGCTTTTAAACAAAAGGCAAAATGTAGAACTTTCGCTTCCCCATAGCAGCACATTAAGGACTGAGATAACTCTCCCGAATGTTTGTGCACTTGAACAGAAAAGTGGAGCCTTGGTGCAAAATGGGAACCTTGGTGGAGAGGGAAAGACAGGAATAAAAGAAGCAAATTTTACTCAGAGCCTCATAGTAGAGGAGACAAGTCTCCATATAGCAGAAACCTGTGAAAAACTGGAGGCTGCTTCTTTGCATGTTAAAACTGAAGCAGATTACAGAAAGGATAACACTTTGGGAGACAAGCAGATGTATTGCAGCTCAGATTCAAATCCAGATCCCCCATTGCAGGAACCCATCATGGCAGCAGTAGATGAGGACCAAGTTAGTGTAGGAACATTTATTTTTGAGAGCCAAAACACGTACACtaaggaagaggaaggagagagcCAGCAAGACAGCAGCAGGCAGGAAGAAATTAATGTACCCAACTCTACTTTGGAAGGGAAAATGTTAGCCCAGCAAAGTAGGGAAGCTGATTGTAAAGAGGACCATGTTCAGGAAGCTTTAGACAGAAGTTCTGCAGAATTTAGTGACATAGCTGTAGAGGAATGCACAAGTTCCCTGGTGAAAAGCGAGGTGTCAGATTTGtaa